One genomic window of Thalassolituus hydrocarboniclasticus includes the following:
- a CDS encoding NAD(P)H-dependent oxidoreductase, with product MNILILTTNPKLYAAKGELNATLSALTEGFARRQGHSVQVRNLAVIKAAGGWNIEEEIEHLHWADAIVYHFPIWWFGAPALLKEYFDEVLQHRKTFLITDMYGEGGQLGGKAFMLVVTSNMKASDLGACPVLEQYQHIDDVLVQPILTNRYLGLREQWPTFHADNVIAGDTSHLEQDFIAHLQQVIPAATQAIK from the coding sequence TCTGATTCTGACCACCAACCCCAAACTGTACGCCGCCAAAGGCGAATTAAATGCCACCCTTTCAGCATTAACCGAGGGCTTCGCACGGCGTCAGGGGCATTCCGTTCAGGTGCGTAATCTGGCAGTCATTAAAGCCGCAGGCGGCTGGAACATCGAAGAAGAAATAGAACATCTGCACTGGGCCGATGCCATCGTTTACCATTTTCCGATCTGGTGGTTTGGTGCACCGGCGCTGTTAAAAGAATACTTTGATGAAGTATTGCAGCACCGTAAAACCTTTTTAATCACCGATATGTATGGCGAAGGCGGACAGCTGGGCGGCAAGGCTTTTATGCTGGTTGTTACTTCCAATATGAAAGCCAGCGATCTGGGCGCCTGTCCGGTGCTGGAACAGTATCAGCATATTGATGATGTTCTGGTGCAGCCCATTCTCACCAACCGTTATCTGGGTCTGCGCGAGCAGTGGCCAACCTTCCATGCCGACAATGTGATTGCCGGCGATACCAGCCATCTGGAACAGGATTTTATTGCCCATCTGCAGCAGGTTATTCCCGCTGCAACACAGGCAATAAAATGA